The uncultured Methanomethylovorans sp. genome contains a region encoding:
- the gatC gene encoding Asp-tRNA(Asn)/Glu-tRNA(Gln) amidotransferase subunit GatC: MITKEEVEHVGWLARIEIHESEAQAYAEKLNSVLDYFSQLDEVDTENVPPTYHVADIVNVFREDVVKPSMSQEEVLSNTEKKQEGNFLSPRIM; this comes from the coding sequence ATGATCACAAAAGAAGAGGTCGAACATGTGGGTTGGCTGGCCCGCATAGAGATCCATGAAAGCGAAGCACAGGCTTATGCAGAAAAACTGAACTCTGTACTGGATTACTTCAGCCAGCTGGATGAGGTGGATACTGAGAACGTGCCTCCCACATATCACGTAGCAGATATAGTTAACGTGTTCAGAGAAGATGTGGTCAAACCATCCATGTCACAGGAAGAAGTGCTCTCCAACACTGAAAAGAAACAAGAAGGCAACTTTTTATCCCCAAGGATCATGTGA
- a CDS encoding class I SAM-dependent methyltransferase yields MQIPNYWQHTTAKSIPSTVKLHSVFYDYTHPGDGVLDIGCGCGDVCDQLVSAGFDVMGVDVNPEALKQASLSSKAKVHQVNSFFLQADTTTLPFANETFDVAIMQAFLTTISTKECRCELIREAYRVLKPKGYLYLADFGQTWHSKEYRERYINDLPITKEDGSIIAYDQETREAAYIAHHFTEKELVFLLVENGFEIESFHNDEFTTRTGNRVNGFVVVGGKVS; encoded by the coding sequence ATGCAAATCCCTAATTACTGGCAGCACACAACAGCAAAATCAATTCCTTCTACAGTAAAGCTGCACTCAGTATTCTATGACTACACTCATCCTGGTGATGGGGTGTTAGACATTGGCTGTGGATGCGGTGATGTATGTGATCAGCTTGTATCTGCTGGTTTTGATGTTATGGGTGTGGATGTTAACCCAGAAGCTTTGAAACAGGCAAGTTTATCTTCAAAGGCCAAGGTGCATCAAGTAAATTCTTTTTTCCTGCAGGCTGATACCACAACTCTACCTTTTGCCAATGAAACTTTTGATGTTGCTATTATGCAGGCCTTTCTTACCACCATTTCCACAAAAGAGTGCCGCTGCGAACTCATCAGGGAAGCGTACAGGGTACTGAAACCCAAGGGCTATCTATATCTTGCGGATTTCGGGCAAACATGGCATTCAAAAGAGTATCGTGAGCGCTACATCAATGATTTGCCCATAACAAAAGAGGATGGTTCCATCATTGCTTATGACCAAGAGACTAGGGAAGCTGCGTATATTGCTCATCATTTTACAGAAAAGGAACTTGTGTTCTTGCTGGTTGAAAATGGGTTTGAGATCGAGTCCTTCCACAATGATGAGTTTACGACAAGAACAGGCAATAGGGTGAATGGGTTCGTAGTTGTAGGGGGAAAGGTTAGCTAA
- a CDS encoding 4Fe-4S binding protein yields the protein MAKKSTDNDYLKDKGFLSQKQDGYFSLRLHVAGGNLTSENLRAIADAADKYGMGYVHVTSRQGIEVPFVHNDNTESIISFMDDASIGPGASGKKIRAVVACQGNRVCKNGIIDCQDICEKIDEKYFGQPVPYKFKIAVTGCPASCLKAQENDFGIMGTVQPKFNGNNCVTCGLCKKACKVGAIEITAGVLIIDADKCIMCGECIKVCKKDAMQIAEEGFTIYVGGKVGRKPRMGIRILKTVSEPVMFEVLERAVAYYRENALEGERIIDVIDRCGIDHLEEAIKHSLEEKFVARIGNKIV from the coding sequence ATGGCAAAAAAATCAACAGATAATGACTATCTGAAAGACAAAGGATTTCTTTCTCAGAAGCAGGATGGTTATTTTTCACTCCGTCTGCACGTTGCAGGAGGAAACCTTACATCTGAAAACCTCAGAGCTATCGCTGACGCAGCGGACAAATATGGTATGGGCTATGTCCATGTGACCTCAAGACAGGGTATTGAAGTTCCTTTTGTGCATAATGATAATACAGAATCTATCATTTCTTTTATGGATGATGCGAGCATTGGTCCAGGGGCATCCGGGAAAAAGATACGGGCTGTTGTTGCGTGCCAGGGAAACAGAGTATGCAAAAATGGTATTATAGACTGTCAGGATATATGTGAAAAAATAGATGAAAAATACTTCGGGCAGCCAGTTCCTTACAAATTCAAAATAGCGGTAACAGGCTGTCCTGCATCATGCCTGAAGGCACAAGAGAACGATTTTGGCATCATGGGGACCGTGCAGCCAAAGTTTAATGGGAATAACTGTGTTACATGTGGCCTTTGTAAAAAAGCCTGCAAAGTGGGTGCTATAGAGATTACTGCTGGTGTTCTGATCATTGATGCTGATAAATGCATAATGTGCGGAGAGTGTATCAAGGTCTGTAAAAAGGATGCTATGCAGATTGCAGAGGAGGGTTTTACTATCTATGTGGGTGGAAAGGTTGGCAGAAAACCACGTATGGGAATTAGGATTCTCAAAACAGTAAGTGAACCTGTTATGTTTGAAGTTCTTGAAAGGGCAGTTGCTTATTACCGGGAAAATGCCCTTGAAGGAGAAAGGATAATTGATGTGATAGACCGATGTGGTATCGATCACTTAGAGGAAGCGATAAAGCATTCCTTGGAGGAAAAATTTGTTGCAAGGATCGGGAATAAAATAGTATGA
- the gatA gene encoding Asp-tRNA(Asn)/Glu-tRNA(Gln) amidotransferase subunit GatA, with the protein MAGWASISQVKEKIAQKSVEEVTTSYLEKIKKSKINAYTAVWEGAEERAREIDKKGHKGPLAGIPIAIKDNISTKGISTTCSSKILQGYVPPYDAHIIERLKDAGVIILGKTNMDEFAMGTSTESSCYGPTLNPWDKECVPGGSSGGSAAVVAAGEAPISVGSDTGGSVRCPAAFCGVVGLKPTYGTISRYGLISYANSLEQIGPLATCVSDIAALMDVIGGHDARDSTSVKTETVYKDALVDEVSGMKIGVPAEYFGAGIDPAVENSVWDAIQLFEELGASWEQVSLPHTPYALAAYYIIAMSEASSNLARFDGTRYGYRNEGENWHVMASRTRAEGFGAEVKRRILLGTYALSTGYHDKYYLKALKVRTLVKQDFDLAFKEFDCLMTPTMPTPAFRLGEKVEDPLSLYLADVNTVPINLAGVPSISLPCGFADGLPIGLQIIGKHFDEATILKAAYSFEQNTEHHTRRPAEVV; encoded by the coding sequence ATGGCAGGATGGGCAAGTATATCACAGGTAAAGGAAAAAATAGCGCAGAAATCCGTAGAGGAAGTCACAACATCCTACCTCGAGAAGATAAAGAAGAGCAAGATCAACGCTTACACCGCAGTATGGGAAGGAGCTGAAGAGAGAGCTAGGGAAATAGATAAGAAAGGCCACAAAGGACCGCTTGCAGGTATCCCTATCGCTATCAAGGACAATATTTCCACCAAAGGAATATCCACTACATGCTCCTCAAAGATATTGCAGGGATATGTGCCACCCTATGACGCACATATAATAGAGAGGCTAAAGGATGCAGGAGTTATTATCCTGGGCAAGACCAACATGGACGAGTTCGCCATGGGCACCTCCACCGAATCAAGCTGTTATGGACCTACACTCAACCCCTGGGACAAGGAATGTGTGCCAGGAGGGTCATCCGGCGGTAGTGCTGCTGTTGTGGCTGCTGGTGAAGCACCCATATCCGTAGGTTCTGATACAGGAGGTTCTGTGAGATGTCCAGCCGCCTTCTGTGGAGTAGTAGGACTTAAACCCACATATGGAACAATATCAAGGTATGGCCTCATCTCCTACGCTAATTCTCTTGAGCAGATAGGACCTCTGGCAACATGTGTCTCCGATATCGCTGCTCTTATGGACGTCATAGGAGGACATGATGCAAGGGACAGTACTTCCGTAAAGACCGAGACCGTGTACAAGGATGCACTTGTGGACGAGGTTTCAGGTATGAAGATAGGTGTTCCTGCCGAATACTTCGGAGCAGGTATTGATCCAGCAGTGGAGAACTCTGTATGGGATGCAATTCAGCTCTTCGAGGAGCTAGGTGCATCCTGGGAACAGGTGTCCCTCCCCCACACACCTTATGCTCTTGCTGCTTACTATATCATTGCCATGAGTGAGGCATCCTCCAACCTCGCCAGGTTCGATGGTACACGATACGGTTACAGGAATGAAGGAGAGAACTGGCACGTTATGGCTTCCCGCACACGTGCAGAAGGTTTCGGTGCTGAGGTCAAACGCAGGATACTGCTGGGAACTTACGCCCTCTCGACAGGATACCACGATAAATATTATTTAAAAGCTCTGAAGGTAAGAACACTTGTAAAGCAGGACTTTGATCTGGCTTTCAAAGAGTTCGACTGCCTGATGACACCTACAATGCCCACACCTGCCTTTAGGCTTGGAGAAAAGGTAGAAGATCCGCTTTCATTATACCTGGCAGATGTGAACACTGTGCCTATCAACCTTGCAGGAGTGCCTTCCATATCCCTACCATGCGGATTTGCAGATGGTCTGCCCATTGGACTGCAAATAATTGGTAAACACTTCGATGAGGCTACTATACTGAAAGCTGCTTACAGCTTTGAGCAGAACACTGAACATCACACCAGAAGACCTGCGGAGGTGGTATGA